A region of Vicia villosa cultivar HV-30 ecotype Madison, WI unplaced genomic scaffold, Vvil1.0 ctg.000561F_1_1, whole genome shotgun sequence DNA encodes the following proteins:
- the LOC131629372 gene encoding formin-like protein 1 produces the protein MQSLYLFILFMFLFFSEASLASIKSNNRRILHEPFIPLNSLPPSELPKPPPPPSLHSPPSTPNTKHPFSTTGPTTVPTDNNNPNQNQYPNESPFFPNYPLSPPPPSPLTFASFPANISALILPHTPQPASYSNKLIPIALSATAIAAVAVIISGFLYFRRRRYNRRASTDHKTLRSDSSLELFPRNVETAVDVNPSEFLYLGTVVNSRQIDVAPPRGGASVSRKLESPELRPLPPLARLPVPPLPPPHNNTYSDEEDEEFYSPRGSSLGCLESSGGTGSGSRRAFSAIAAGRNGESSSISCSSSSFGSPAQSHSISLSPPASSSPRRTQQKSPETTPIQNQHVQYRSSSSSSSSRSTPERDFDEEKENASLPSKAHASSSSSSSSSLSLQERFMEKNENASLSEQQPRLSNHSSASSSAFSLPSSPEKMMMMHQGFDQSPRMSSVSDGLKLPGLSSLPLSPALLSSPETERGGFSCNPNQWGTFSYAMHAPQRKHWEVPVLPKPIAPPPPPPLPRQRRHWEMSATSAIVDQPRSILKPPVLAPPSRPFVLQNQTTNESLGEIEESSKLKLKPLHWDKVRTSSDREMAWDQMNSMSFKLNEEMIETLFVVNTSNQKPKDTTPRSVLPLPNQENRVLDPKKSQNIAILLKALNVTIEEVCEALLDGSSDTLGAELLESLLKMAPTKEEERKLKEHKDDSPTKLDVAENFLKAMLDIPFAFKRVEAMLYMVNFQSEIEYLRKSFQTLEVACEELRSCRMFLKLLEAVLKTGNRMNVGTNRGDAEAYKLDTLLKLADVKGADGKTTLLHFVVQEIIRTEGARLSSTNQTTNSTLTEDVKCRRLGLQVVSNLSSELSNVKRAATMDSELLSSDVSKLSKGATNIAEIVKLIEKAGLDETSKKFTESMNNFVKMAEDEIMKIQAQESVAMTLVKEVTEYFHGNLSKEEAHPFRIFLVVRDFIAVLDRVCKEVGMINERTTVSSAHKFPVPVNPMLPQPLPGLHDRKHCSSNSSDDESTSSP, from the exons ATGCAATCCTTGTACTTGTTCATCTTGTTTATGTTTTTGTTCTTCTCAGAAGCATCACTagcttcaatcaaatccaataatagaAGGATCCTTCATGAACCCTTTATACCGTTAAACTCTCTCCCTCCATCAGAACTACCTAAACCACCACCGCCACCGTCACTTCATTCTCCACCCTCAACTCCAAACACCAAACACCCATTTTCCACCACCGGTCCCACCACAGTTCCCACGGACAACAACAACCCAAACCAAAACCAATACCCAAATGAATCACCGTTTTTCCCAAACTACCCTCTCTCACCACCACCACCTTCACCACTCACCTTTGCTTCATTCCCAGCTAACATCTCTGCCCTAATTCTCCCTCACACTCCTCAACCAGCTTCCTATTCTAACAAACTCATCCCCATTGCACTCTCCGCCACTGCCATAGCCGCCGTCGCTGTTATCATCTCCGGTTTCCTTTACTTCCGCAGACGCCGATATAACCGTCGCGCCTCCACCGACCACAAGACTCTAAGATCCGATAGTAGCCTCGAACTTTTCCCGCGCAATGTCGAAACCGCGGTCGATGTAAACCCCTCCGAGTTTCTCTACCTTGGTACAGTAGTAAATTCGCGACAAATTGACGTTGCTCCTCCTCGCGGTGGCGCTTCGGTGTCTCGAAAACTTGAGTCGCCGGAGCTCCGTCCTCTCCCGCCGTTAGCACGACTACCGGTACCTCCTCTACCACCGCCACATAACAACACTTATTCAGATGAAGAAGACGAGGAGTTCTACTCGCCGAGAGGCTCCTCTCTTGGTTGCCTAGAAAGCTCAGGTGGCACAGGATCGGGTTCCCGACGAGCATTCTCCGCCATAGCCGCTGGGAGAAATGGCGAATCGAGCTCAATTTCATGTTCTTCGTCTTCTTTCGGTTCTCCGGCGCAGTCTCATTCGATTAGCCTCTCACCGCCGGCGAGTTCTAGTCCCAGGAGAACACAACAAAAATCACCTGAAACTACACCAATTCAGAACCAACATGTGCAATatcgttcttcttcttcatcatcatcatcacgctCAACACCAGAGAGAGATTtcgatgaagaaaaagaaaatgcttCTTTACCCTCAAAAGCAcatgcatcatcatcatcatcatcatcatcatcactgtcATTACAAGAGAGATTCATGGAGAAAAATGAAAATGCTTCTTTATCAGAACAACAACCAAGGTTATCCAATCATTCAAGTGCTTCATCTTCAGCTTTTTCTCTTCCTTCTTCACCGGAGAAAATGATGATGATGCATCAAGGTTTTGATCAGTCTCCACGAATGTCGAGTGTCTCCGATGGGTTAAAGCTACCCGGTCTGTCATCATTGCCATTGTCACCCGCCCTACTTTCATCCCCTGAAACAGAAAGAGGAGGGTTTAGCTGCAATCCAAATCAATGGGGAACATTTTCTTATGCTATGCATGCGCCACAGAGGAAACATTGGGAGGTACCGGTTCTCCCAAAGCCTATAGCTCCTCCACCGCCTCCTCCTCTGCCACGGCAGAGGAGGCATTGGGAAATGTCAGCAACCTCGGCTATTGTTGATCAGCCTCGGTCGATTTTGAAGCCGCCTGTGTTAGCACCTCCTTCGAGGCCTTTCGTGTTGCAAAACCAAACAACAAATGAGTCTTTGGGGGAAATTGAAGAGAGTTCGAAACTTAAATTGAAGCCATTGCATTGGGACAAAGTGAGAACAAGTTCTGATCGCGAAATGGCATGGGATCAGATGAATTCCATGTCGTTTAA ATTGAATGAGGAAATGATTGAGACATTGTTTGTAGTGAACACATCAAACCAAAAACCGAAGGATACTACTCCACGTTCCGTTCTTCCCTTGCCAAACCAGGAGAACAGAGTACTCGATCCGAAGAAGTCTCAAAATATTGCAATCTTACTCAAGGCTCTTAATGTTACAATAGAAGAAGTGTGTGAAGCACTTTTAGATG GTAGTAGTGATACACTTGGAGCAGAGCTACTTGAAAGTTTGTTAAAAATGGCACCAACCAAGGAAGAAGAACGTAAATTGAAGGAGCATAAAGATGACTCACCGACCAAGCTTGATGTGGCTGAGAACTTCTTGAAGGCGATGCTTGATATACCTTTTGCATTTAAAAGGGTCGAAGCAATGCTTTACATGGTCAACTTTCAATCTGAAATAGAGTATCTTAGAAAATCATTTCAAACTCTAGAG GTTGCCTGTGAAGAGTTGCGAAGTTGTAGAATGTTCTTGAAGCTTCTAGAGGCTGTACTTAAAACTGGGAACCGAATGAACGTGGGAACAAATCGTGGTGACGCGGAGGCCTACAAACTCGATACACTTCTCAAATTGGCTGATGTCAAAGGTGCAGATGGGAAAACCACTCTACTGCATTTTGTCGTACAGGAAATTATTAGAACCGAAGGTGCTCGTCTCTCTTCTACTAACCAGACTACAAACTCTACTTTGACCGAAGATGTTAAGTGCAGGAGACTTGGCCTACAAGTTGTTTCTAATCTGAGTTCAGAGTTATCAAATGTTAAGAGGGCCGCCACTATGGACTCTGAACTTCTCAGCAGCGATGTCTCTAAACTTTCCAAAGGAGCTACAAACATAGCTGAGATTGTGAAATTAATCGAAAAGGCGGGATTGGATGAAACCAGTAAAAAATTTACAGAATCGATGAACAATTTTGTTAAAATGGCTGAGGACGAAATCATGAAAATTCAAGCACAAGAAAGTGTTGCTATGACCCTTGTGAAGGAGGTCACAGAATATTTTCATGGAAACTTATCAAAGGAAGAAGCTCATCCATTCCGAATCTTCTTGGTTGTAAGAGATTTTATAGCGGTTCTTGACCGTGTCTGCAAAGAAGTCGGTATGATAAACGAGCGAACTACGGTTAGTTCGGCTCATAAATTTCCCGTTCCAGTTAATCCAATGCTTCCGCAACCTCTTCCTGGATTACACGACAGGAAACATTGTAGTAGTAACTCTTCAGATGATGAAAGTACATCATCACCTTAG